A stretch of Candidatus Methylarchaceae archaeon HK02M2 DNA encodes these proteins:
- the tfb gene encoding transcription initiation factor IIB (stabilizes TBP binding to an archaeal box-A promoter; responsible for recruiting RNA polymerase II to the pre-initiation complex): MIPKQSFSNLDERLRYCPLCGRRSILEDNIRGELLCSNCGYIIKESEIDPSPEWRAFTKEDRDAKARVGMPSSLAIHDKGLATKLGYGKVDASGRRFTPQERARVKRMQMWDRRSQMQVPMYSNLEKAFFILNGSADKLGVGHNVVEEAAYIYRKALKKNLIKGRSISALIAASLYAACRETHTPRTLKDVAKASGVVKKDVARSYRLLHRELNFKMPVTDSRKCVTRIASKAGIPEKTARKAMGILEDAKTTGMSAGKGPMGQAGAALYVSCLLDDVNVTQKEIADAAGVTEVTIRNRYKTLKNRAKK; the protein is encoded by the coding sequence ATGATCCCCAAACAAAGTTTCTCTAACTTAGATGAGCGCCTTAGATACTGCCCCCTGTGTGGGAGGCGTTCTATCCTAGAGGATAATATACGTGGAGAGCTACTCTGCAGTAATTGTGGTTATATAATTAAAGAAAGTGAAATTGATCCTAGCCCAGAATGGAGGGCTTTCACGAAAGAAGATAGGGATGCAAAAGCTAGGGTCGGCATGCCTTCATCTTTGGCAATTCATGATAAAGGCCTTGCTACAAAATTAGGTTATGGAAAAGTAGACGCTTCTGGTAGACGATTTACACCTCAAGAAAGAGCAAGGGTCAAGAGAATGCAGATGTGGGATAGGAGGAGTCAGATGCAAGTACCTATGTATAGCAATCTTGAGAAAGCTTTCTTTATACTTAATGGATCGGCTGATAAACTGGGAGTAGGTCACAATGTCGTTGAGGAAGCAGCCTACATCTACAGAAAAGCCTTGAAGAAAAATCTGATAAAAGGGCGTTCCATCTCAGCCCTAATAGCTGCCTCACTTTACGCTGCATGTAGAGAGACCCATACGCCTAGAACCCTTAAGGATGTAGCAAAAGCGAGTGGAGTCGTGAAAAAGGACGTTGCTAGAAGTTATCGACTCCTTCATAGAGAATTAAACTTTAAAATGCCTGTAACCGATTCAAGGAAATGCGTTACAAGAATAGCCAGCAAAGCTGGAATCCCCGAGAAGACTGCTAGAAAAGCCATGGGAATACTCGAGGATGCAAAGACAACAGGTATGTCAGCTGGAAAAGGTCCCATGGGGCAAGCAGGTGCAGCATTATATGTGTCCTGTCTTCTTGACGACGTAAATGTAACTCAGAAGGAAATTGCGGATGCTGCCGGTGTTACAGAGGTTACCATCAGAAATCGGTATAAAACCCTAAAGAATAGGGCTAAAAAGTAA
- a CDS encoding archaemetzincin, whose translation MNLHKFKITIIPTSEVSQIDLNFALSVYKRFKEYAYFELPERVLNLNEFPSRNTAFGKQYLADALIQAGLQIQVGVSDIVVLLTSTDIYTGGTNYIFGLATLGSALISSARIYPSFWKGVQEIIRYSSEGRSFFEKQYAKVLIHELGHALGLPHCNRWDCVMHYSNSPTELYKKGEEYCQYCWKKFLSALLC comes from the coding sequence TTGAATTTGCATAAATTCAAGATAACGATCATTCCTACAAGTGAAGTATCGCAGATCGATCTAAACTTCGCCCTCTCTGTATATAAAAGATTCAAAGAATACGCATATTTCGAGCTGCCAGAAAGAGTTCTGAACCTAAATGAGTTTCCTTCCCGAAATACTGCTTTTGGAAAGCAATATCTAGCTGATGCCCTCATTCAAGCTGGTCTTCAAATTCAAGTAGGAGTAAGTGATATCGTTGTTTTACTGACATCAACGGACATCTATACGGGTGGAACGAATTATATTTTTGGCTTAGCCACACTTGGATCAGCATTGATATCGTCTGCTCGAATATACCCCAGCTTTTGGAAGGGTGTGCAAGAAATCATCCGTTATTCTAGTGAAGGAAGGTCTTTCTTCGAAAAGCAGTATGCAAAGGTTCTAATTCATGAGCTGGGTCATGCCTTAGGCTTACCCCATTGTAATAGGTGGGACTGCGTGATGCACTATTCCAACTCTCCCACCGAGCTATATAAGAAAGGTGAAGAGTATTGCCAGTATTGCTGGAAGAAGTTCCTCTCAGCCCTTTTATGTTAA
- a CDS encoding Snf7 family protein: MPQFADRWKKSSSPTIGQRIKGTIRPAGPLKPRLDAAVRQIKVQISKLDSITTKLENKDNSIFKTIVMAIQKHDMPHASMFANELAEIRKMNRMATQAKIALEQIVLRLNTVQELGDVVVTLTPAMAVIRNVKSGLSNVIPEADHEMGEINNLLSSILVEAGQVEDRTLNFDTANEDAERIISEASIVAEQRMRDKFPELPIEDRLPTAEGIE; the protein is encoded by the coding sequence ATGCCACAATTTGCAGATAGATGGAAGAAATCATCATCTCCAACGATTGGTCAAAGAATCAAGGGAACCATAAGGCCAGCAGGACCTCTGAAGCCAAGGCTAGACGCAGCTGTAAGGCAGATCAAAGTCCAGATCTCCAAGCTCGATTCCATTACTACAAAATTAGAGAATAAAGATAATTCCATATTCAAGACGATAGTTATGGCTATTCAAAAACATGATATGCCACATGCATCGATGTTTGCAAATGAACTCGCAGAAATAAGAAAGATGAACAGGATGGCTACACAGGCTAAAATCGCCCTCGAGCAGATAGTATTACGTCTGAACACTGTACAGGAGCTCGGTGATGTAGTCGTAACACTTACTCCTGCAATGGCCGTCATAAGAAATGTGAAGTCAGGCCTTAGTAATGTAATTCCAGAAGCTGATCATGAAATGGGGGAGATCAATAATCTGCTAAGCAGCATCCTTGTAGAAGCAGGACAAGTAGAAGATCGCACACTAAACTTCGATACAGCTAATGAAGATGCCGAAAGAATAATATCAGAAGCTTCAATTGTAGCAGAGCAGAGGATGAGAGATAAGTTCCCAGAGTTGCCTATAGAAGATAGGCTCCCCACTGCTGAAGGTATAGAATGA
- a CDS encoding threonylcarbamoyl-AMP synthase has product MIVKCTEEGLIKASELVKKGKLVVYPTDTVYGLGCDPYDSNAIRRVFELKSRECKPLPILCSNMETVEKLVFLDKGKLELISNFWPGPLTIIAKKRDETLPQILTCSSDKLGVRIPDHSGAKRLIELCGGSLVGTSANKSGSKSPRTPAEVLKELKGGFDVMVDGGPTLLGKESTVVDFTGRNPKVIREGSINKAEILKFVNV; this is encoded by the coding sequence TTGATTGTCAAGTGTACTGAAGAAGGCTTGATCAAAGCTTCAGAGCTCGTAAAAAAGGGCAAACTTGTCGTCTATCCAACGGATACGGTGTATGGTTTAGGATGTGATCCGTACGATTCAAATGCAATTAGGAGGGTCTTCGAACTGAAATCAAGGGAATGTAAACCTCTCCCCATTCTATGCTCCAACATGGAAACAGTAGAGAAGCTCGTCTTCCTTGACAAAGGTAAGCTAGAATTAATTTCAAATTTCTGGCCGGGACCTTTGACAATAATTGCTAAAAAGAGGGATGAGACTTTACCTCAGATTCTCACATGTAGTAGTGATAAACTCGGAGTTAGAATACCGGATCATTCAGGTGCAAAGAGACTAATAGAGCTTTGTGGTGGAAGTTTAGTGGGCACAAGTGCCAACAAGTCTGGATCAAAATCTCCAAGAACACCTGCTGAAGTTCTGAAGGAATTAAAAGGAGGCTTTGATGTAATGGTTGATGGAGGACCAACACTTCTTGGAAAAGAGTCGACCGTGGTAGATTTCACAGGCAGAAATCCAAAAGTGATAAGGGAAGGGAGCATAAATAAGGCAGAAATCTTGAAGTTTGTAAATGTGTAA
- a CDS encoding translation initiation factor IF-2 subunit gamma, giving the protein MKLEKIPRQSEINIGTAGHVDHGKTTLVEAITGIWASSHSEELKRGITIKVGYADAAFYRCPSCPPPLNYSTSSKCPNCSNKSELSRVVSFVDCPGHESLMTNMLSGAAVMDGSLFVIAADEDVPRPQTREHLSALQMLGLRHLVIAQNKVDLVSEEEALSNFEKIKSYISETLSQDVPIIPVSTQQRLNIDAVIEAIEKYIPTPERDLNTSPLMYVLRSFDINRPGMSVDGLKGGVIGGSLLEGKIELNDEIELRPGVFNKRTSNYDPISSSVVSLGTSSGLVENVKPGGLIAVGTKLDPYMTKGDALVGQVLGKPDLLPPIHDKVTLDVSLFEVAVGVLELVKIEKIKMNEAIRLNIGTAVTLGTVSSIRDDIIEVKLKRPVCAPNNSRTAISRRIEDRWRLIGSGVIK; this is encoded by the coding sequence ATGAAATTGGAAAAGATACCTAGACAATCGGAGATAAACATTGGAACAGCAGGGCATGTGGATCATGGAAAGACCACATTAGTAGAGGCTATAACAGGAATATGGGCCAGTTCTCACAGCGAAGAACTGAAACGTGGAATAACGATTAAAGTCGGTTATGCAGATGCTGCTTTCTACAGATGCCCTTCATGCCCTCCTCCCTTAAACTATTCAACATCCTCAAAATGCCCTAATTGTAGTAATAAAAGTGAATTATCAAGAGTAGTAAGTTTTGTCGATTGTCCAGGCCATGAATCCCTTATGACAAACATGCTCTCAGGCGCTGCAGTAATGGATGGTTCACTATTCGTAATAGCCGCCGATGAAGATGTCCCTCGACCCCAGACAAGAGAGCATCTATCAGCATTACAGATGCTGGGCTTAAGGCACTTGGTTATAGCTCAAAACAAGGTAGACCTTGTATCTGAAGAGGAAGCATTATCAAATTTTGAAAAAATAAAGTCGTATATATCTGAAACTCTTTCACAAGATGTCCCGATAATACCGGTCTCAACTCAGCAAAGGCTGAATATCGATGCAGTCATAGAAGCAATAGAAAAATACATCCCTACACCTGAGAGAGATCTCAATACATCTCCTTTGATGTATGTTTTAAGATCATTCGATATAAATAGACCAGGAATGTCTGTTGATGGTCTGAAGGGCGGGGTAATAGGTGGCTCACTACTCGAGGGCAAGATAGAGTTAAATGATGAGATAGAGCTAAGGCCTGGAGTTTTCAATAAACGTACCTCTAATTACGATCCGATCTCAAGCTCAGTAGTGAGTTTAGGGACGAGTTCTGGTCTGGTAGAGAATGTGAAGCCTGGTGGTCTTATTGCCGTTGGAACGAAATTAGACCCGTATATGACAAAAGGGGATGCTCTTGTGGGTCAAGTCTTGGGCAAACCCGATTTGCTCCCACCTATTCATGATAAAGTCACTCTGGATGTCTCTCTTTTTGAAGTTGCTGTTGGCGTTCTAGAATTGGTCAAAATTGAAAAGATCAAGATGAATGAGGCGATCAGGTTGAACATAGGCACAGCTGTCACCCTTGGGACCGTATCTTCAATTAGAGACGATATCATTGAGGTTAAATTGAAGAGACCTGTTTGCGCACCAAATAATAGTAGGACAGCAATAAGCCGAAGAATCGAGGATAGATGGCGTTTAATTGGGTCGGGAGTAATCAAGTAG
- a CDS encoding 30S ribosomal protein S6e — MPTFKLIVSDQETGKSNVYELKDPQARALVGLKIGDEIDASVLELDGKVKITGGSDRAGFPMRSDVQGGVKKYVLLTKGVGFRPKNKGERRRKLVRGNTITEEIYQVNGILIKTTKKENEIGKDT, encoded by the coding sequence ATGCCTACTTTTAAGCTGATAGTTTCGGATCAAGAAACAGGTAAATCGAATGTGTATGAGCTCAAAGATCCTCAAGCTCGTGCCCTTGTAGGGCTCAAGATAGGCGATGAAATCGATGCCTCAGTCTTGGAGCTTGATGGGAAGGTAAAGATCACTGGAGGCAGTGATCGAGCTGGATTTCCAATGAGGAGCGATGTTCAGGGAGGTGTTAAAAAGTACGTTCTTTTAACCAAGGGAGTAGGCTTTAGACCGAAAAATAAGGGAGAAAGGCGCAGAAAGCTTGTTAGGGGAAACACGATAACTGAAGAGATTTATCAAGTAAATGGCATATTGATAAAGACAACAAAAAAGGAAAATGAAATTGGAAAAGATACCTAG